One part of the Eucalyptus grandis isolate ANBG69807.140 chromosome 10, ASM1654582v1, whole genome shotgun sequence genome encodes these proteins:
- the LOC104422142 gene encoding uncharacterized protein LOC104422142, protein MVDEARQLGFEDGRECPRLSKLAIEYLKRTNGCEEDIFGFFASEQDAKSLCEKLIDEFEQCILSYFAFHWREASAMISQVLSDEPKTGIKLKHFVLAATRKLRFEKVARDLKVTRVISTLVEEMKLIGGPVREGDELTDVMMPVAHSRRSPVFLLIGGGAGAGKSTIIKDILQQPLWVEAASNAVVVEIDAFKETDAVYQALCANGRHDDMLHTAELVRIFFP, encoded by the exons ATGGTTGATGAAG CTAGACAACTGGGATTTGAAGATGGGAGGGAGTGCCCGCGGCTGAGCAAGCTGGCGATCGAGTACTTGAAGAGGACCAATGGGTGTGAAGAGGACATCTTCGGGTTCTTTGCTAGCGAACAGGACGCGAAATCGCTGTGCGAGAAGCTCATCGATGAGTTCGAGCAATGCATCCTCAGTTACTTTGCGTTCCATTGGAGAGAAGCGTCTGCTATGATTAGTCAG GTGCTGAGTGACGAGCCCAAGACTGGGATAAAGCTCAAGCACTTTGTGTTGGCCGCTAC CAGGAAACTGAGATTTGAGAAGGTGGCCAGGGACCTAAAAGTAACGAGGGTGATAAGCACCTTGGTAGAAGAGATGAAGTTGATCggagggcccgtgcgtgaggGCGATGAATTGACAGACGTGATGATGCCGGTGGCTCACAGTCGCAGAAGCCCGGTCTTCTTGCTCATCGGTGGAGGTGCCGGAGCCGGAAAGAGCACTATCATCAAAGACATTCTTCAGCA GCCACTCTGGGTTGAAGCAGCAAGTAATGCCGTGGTAGTGGAGATCGATGCATTCAAGGAGACGGATGCTGTATACCAGGCACTCTGTGCAAATGGTCGTCATGATGACATGCTTCATACCGCTGAACTGGTACGCATCTTCTTTCCTTAA
- the LOC104423706 gene encoding 40S ribosomal protein S15: MTGEKSNVANLSSFRGVDLDALLDMSTDELVKLFTARARRRFQRGLKRKPMALIKKLRKAKREAPPGEKPEPVRTHLRNMIIVPEMIGSIIGVYNGKTFNQVEIKPEMIGHYLAEFSISYKPVKNGRPGIGATHSSRFIPLK; this comes from the exons ATGACTGGTGAAAAATCCAATGTGGCTAACCTTAGTTCCTTCCGGGGGGTCGACCTGGACGCGCTCCTCGACATGTCCACGGACGAGCTCGTCAAGCTCTTCACCGCCCGGGCTCGCAGAAG GTTCCAGAGAGGTCTCAAGAGGAAGCCCATGGCCCTGATTAAGAAGCTGCGCAAAGCG AAAAGGGAGGCTCCCCCTGGTGAGAAACCCGAACCAGTCAGAACTCACCTGCGCAATATGATCATTGTTCCAGAGATGATTGGAAGCATTATTGGAGTCTACAATGGTAAAACCTTTAACCAAGTGGAAATAAAGCCTGAGATGATTGGACATTACCTGGCCGAATTCTCCATCAGTTACAAGCCTGTCAAGAATGGTAGACCAGGTATCGGTGCCACCCATTCATCGAGGTTCATTCCTCTCAAGTAA